A portion of the Clostridia bacterium genome contains these proteins:
- a CDS encoding V-type ATP synthase subunit I, translated as MAISEMRRVSVIGHESRIDEVVRVLQHLGAVEVSEYGEGLASEEKPTITCPYDPTERLSELDSILADLKYTIDMMGKHRRITKSILENFTGYRLYMTESEWKAQISDGADNVRRLCGRAREIEESMADLSARRTRIASSIEFLEPWEGFKGDSTQLGPGPFVTISLGTADSKGIDSRMEAAASSVPGIAWGAVAAEPARAYMLVAYPTSVSEEAARALSEAGFARVSLDQCSGSPGDEIRRLREELDGISKASDNLEREIDSLVEERPRAFALYDHFSLDRARYYITTKFGGTARTFLVEGWVQQKDMGRFRAAILQIADDIVVQDRPPLEDEIPPVELINGKLAQPFEVITKTMGYPAPGSIDPTPFLAPFFLVFFGLCMTDAVYGLIIAGVALLLMRKMKGRGTQFLNLILACGLATVVVGALLGGWLGDLPTRLFGWRTAILFDPMQSPTTFLILSFGLGIVHIFTGLGIKAYDNVRKGRWLSAIYDQGFWVLFLVGIGLTLGGGSLGPGFSSVAENAKYAALGGAAGLVATQGRHHKNPLQRLGGGVLSLYATTGYMSDIISYARLFGLGFTSTVLASVMNDLMLRPAGIPIIGPVIAVIGLAFGHVFNILINIIGAYVHSSRLQYVEFFGKFFEAGGRRFMPFGAATKYVDVETTKGV; from the coding sequence TTGGCAATCTCTGAGATGAGAAGGGTGTCAGTTATTGGGCACGAATCCCGCATCGACGAGGTCGTCCGCGTGCTTCAGCACCTTGGCGCTGTGGAAGTGAGCGAGTACGGCGAGGGCCTCGCGAGCGAGGAGAAGCCCACCATCACGTGTCCATATGATCCAACCGAACGCCTTTCGGAGCTGGACAGCATTCTCGCTGACCTCAAGTACACCATCGATATGATGGGGAAGCACCGACGCATCACAAAGTCGATTCTCGAGAACTTCACGGGTTATCGACTGTATATGACCGAGAGCGAGTGGAAGGCACAGATCAGCGACGGGGCAGACAACGTGCGCCGGCTCTGCGGCAGGGCCCGTGAGATCGAAGAGTCAATGGCGGATCTTTCTGCTCGCCGCACTCGAATTGCCTCCTCGATTGAGTTCCTAGAGCCATGGGAGGGCTTCAAGGGCGACTCCACGCAGCTCGGTCCCGGTCCTTTCGTCACTATCTCCTTGGGAACCGCTGACTCGAAGGGCATCGATTCTCGGATGGAAGCAGCGGCATCATCAGTCCCTGGCATTGCATGGGGCGCCGTCGCTGCAGAGCCCGCCCGGGCATACATGCTGGTCGCCTACCCTACCTCTGTGTCTGAGGAGGCGGCACGAGCTCTATCGGAGGCTGGATTCGCCAGAGTGAGCCTTGACCAGTGCTCCGGGAGCCCGGGTGACGAGATCAGGCGGCTTAGAGAGGAACTCGACGGTATCTCGAAGGCAAGCGATAACCTGGAGCGGGAGATCGACTCGTTAGTGGAGGAGAGGCCGCGCGCCTTCGCCCTCTACGACCACTTCTCCCTGGATCGGGCTCGTTACTACATCACGACCAAATTCGGCGGGACTGCCCGCACCTTCCTTGTGGAGGGATGGGTGCAGCAGAAGGACATGGGCCGCTTCCGTGCAGCTATTCTGCAGATCGCCGATGATATCGTGGTTCAGGACAGGCCGCCTCTAGAGGACGAGATCCCTCCAGTGGAGCTCATTAATGGGAAACTCGCACAGCCATTCGAGGTGATCACGAAGACAATGGGCTACCCAGCGCCAGGGTCCATCGACCCGACCCCGTTCCTTGCCCCTTTCTTCCTCGTGTTCTTCGGGCTGTGCATGACTGATGCCGTGTACGGACTCATCATCGCGGGAGTCGCGCTTCTGCTCATGCGCAAGATGAAAGGAAGAGGAACGCAATTCCTCAACCTGATACTAGCGTGCGGGCTCGCTACCGTCGTAGTGGGCGCGCTGCTCGGAGGCTGGCTCGGCGACCTGCCCACCAGGCTGTTTGGATGGCGTACAGCCATTCTGTTCGACCCGATGCAGTCTCCCACCACATTCCTGATCCTGTCGTTCGGGTTGGGCATAGTGCACATCTTCACCGGGCTTGGCATCAAGGCCTACGACAACGTCCGCAAGGGGCGCTGGCTGTCGGCCATATACGACCAGGGGTTCTGGGTGCTGTTCCTCGTTGGAATAGGGCTCACTCTGGGCGGCGGTTCTCTGGGCCCCGGGTTCTCCAGTGTGGCTGAAAACGCCAAGTATGCTGCCTTGGGCGGTGCGGCGGGGCTCGTGGCCACTCAAGGGAGGCATCACAAGAATCCACTTCAGCGGCTCGGAGGCGGAGTTCTATCGCTGTACGCGACAACTGGCTATATGAGCGACATTATATCCTACGCCAGGCTATTCGGCCTTGGGTTCACCAGCACAGTGCTGGCGTCGGTAATGAATGACCTGATGCTGAGGCCTGCGGGCATTCCCATAATTGGGCCGGTGATCGCAGTCATAGGGCTCGCATTCGGCCATGTGTTCAACATCCTGATCAACATCATCGGGGCGTATGTCCACTCAAGTCGTCTCCAATACGTTGAGTTCTTCGGCAAGTTCTTCGAGGCGGGCGGCCGGCGTTTCATGCCATTCGGCGCCGCTACCAAGTACGTGGATGTGGAAACCACGAAGGGGGTATAG
- a CDS encoding V-type ATP synthase subunit K gives MEYTLGLILAFIGVGLAVIPAGIGSSSGVGLVGRMGAGVITEDPDKFGPILLLQAIPGTQGVYGFLTGLMIMVRIGALGGGLKALTVNQGLLFLLAAIPVGVVCWVSATFQGQVAAAGVSVVAKRPEEMGKSVILAAMVETYAVLSLLASLLLVFSIQV, from the coding sequence ATGGAGTACACACTTGGGCTAATTCTGGCGTTCATCGGGGTAGGTCTCGCGGTTATCCCTGCTGGCATCGGTTCGTCCTCGGGAGTCGGCCTTGTGGGCCGCATGGGCGCGGGCGTTATCACCGAAGACCCCGACAAGTTCGGACCGATTCTGCTGCTCCAGGCGATTCCAGGCACGCAGGGCGTATACGGGTTCCTCACGGGCCTGATGATCATGGTTCGCATAGGCGCGCTTGGCGGTGGGCTGAAGGCTCTCACTGTGAACCAGGGATTGCTGTTCCTACTTGCCGCTATCCCAGTTGGCGTCGTCTGCTGGGTGTCCGCGACATTCCAGGGCCAGGTGGCCGCGGCTGGCGTGTCTGTCGTGGCGAAGAGGCCTGAGGAAATGGGCAAGTCAGTTATTCTAGCCGCAATGGTGGAGACCTACGCGGTTCTCTCGCTCCTTGCAAGCCTCTTGCTCGTCTTCTCCATCCAGGTTTGA
- a CDS encoding V-type ATP synthase subunit E: MENLERLKERITGEAREQAEKIQADGASQAARIAAEAKSRADQLYARALENARKAAAEEERRAEIARSLDERNAILRAKGEMVDALLAEVPGRIHALPDPDYLALIKTMMVRLAPEGDVEVVVATADRSRITPELLKQVGAELAARGRKTSLRLSSKTEDISGGFLLKGAAVEVDCSLDSLLASCQDDLAPLVAGTLFGR; this comes from the coding sequence ATGGAGAACCTTGAGAGGCTGAAGGAACGGATTACCGGGGAAGCACGGGAGCAGGCCGAGAAGATCCAGGCTGATGGGGCGTCACAGGCTGCCAGAATCGCTGCTGAAGCGAAGAGCAGGGCAGACCAGTTGTACGCCCGAGCCCTGGAGAACGCCAGGAAGGCCGCAGCCGAGGAAGAGAGGCGGGCTGAGATTGCCCGCTCGCTCGATGAGCGGAATGCGATATTGCGTGCCAAAGGCGAGATGGTCGACGCGCTGCTGGCGGAGGTCCCCGGCAGGATCCATGCCCTCCCAGATCCGGATTACCTGGCCCTTATAAAGACCATGATGGTGAGGCTCGCGCCTGAAGGCGACGTTGAAGTGGTGGTTGCGACAGCCGACCGCTCCAGGATAACACCTGAACTCCTGAAGCAGGTGGGAGCTGAACTCGCAGCCAGGGGACGCAAGACCTCGCTCAGGCTATCCTCCAAAACGGAGGACATTTCCGGCGGATTCCTGCTCAAAGGCGCCGCCGTCGAGGTGGATTGCTCCCTTGACTCACTGCTGGCCTCATGCCAGGATGACCTCGCTCCGCTGGTCGCGGGGACTCTGTTCGGGAGGTAA
- a CDS encoding V-type ATPase subunit, which produces MGFDGRFAYAVGRIRALENRMIDQARFNRLIDSESPEELARILGETEYGQASDVGPGRFEEIIDAELVRVHDLVAGMSPDPLLTGVFRARHDFHNVKVYLKARLAARDRGIAAEVSSAAASLGWFSPDQVGIIVDQVIGRADELQEGHGALLGGDAPARGVGPQLGSERGAALIGNERATAGTAQLWAALEGSAAIALSAYNEHGGDPQQIDMASDRESFNYFYTVAKSRNAAFLESLIAEMADLTNILISVRLRAIGKTAEFAANAFVPHGSLSVEWLASAYAEPDEKFAIAFRATPYERLVDEGLGQWRAGGSLAPFENLVDSHLAAVAARSGGVPIGYEVVLGYLLAREAEADTLRRIFVGKMNRIPASVIRERLCGAHA; this is translated from the coding sequence TTGGGCTTCGACGGAAGGTTCGCGTACGCCGTCGGCAGAATCCGGGCCCTGGAGAACCGGATGATCGACCAGGCCCGGTTCAATCGGCTGATCGACTCCGAAAGCCCCGAAGAGCTTGCCCGCATACTCGGAGAGACCGAGTACGGCCAGGCGAGCGATGTGGGTCCGGGGCGCTTCGAGGAGATAATAGATGCCGAGCTGGTGCGCGTTCATGACTTGGTAGCAGGCATGTCGCCTGACCCCTTGCTCACGGGTGTTTTTCGAGCAAGGCACGATTTCCACAATGTGAAGGTGTACCTAAAGGCGCGCCTCGCGGCGCGTGATAGGGGCATAGCTGCGGAGGTAAGCTCGGCTGCTGCATCCCTTGGCTGGTTCTCTCCGGACCAGGTCGGCATCATTGTCGATCAGGTGATAGGCCGGGCAGATGAACTGCAGGAAGGCCATGGCGCGCTATTGGGCGGGGACGCTCCCGCTCGCGGAGTAGGACCTCAGCTTGGGTCTGAGCGTGGTGCTGCCCTCATAGGAAACGAGCGCGCAACGGCGGGAACGGCGCAGCTTTGGGCTGCCCTTGAAGGCTCAGCCGCCATTGCTCTATCTGCCTATAATGAGCACGGCGGCGATCCTCAGCAGATCGACATGGCTTCCGACCGTGAATCGTTCAACTACTTCTACACCGTGGCAAAGTCTCGCAATGCCGCATTCCTTGAGAGTCTGATCGCCGAGATGGCGGACCTCACGAACATACTCATATCAGTGCGGCTCAGGGCAATTGGCAAGACGGCGGAGTTCGCAGCCAACGCGTTTGTGCCCCACGGCTCATTGAGTGTGGAGTGGCTGGCGTCAGCGTATGCCGAGCCGGATGAGAAGTTCGCCATTGCCTTCAGGGCAACTCCGTACGAGAGGCTAGTTGATGAGGGCCTCGGCCAGTGGCGCGCAGGCGGATCCCTCGCGCCGTTTGAGAACCTCGTCGATTCCCACTTAGCGGCAGTGGCAGCGCGCTCGGGAGGAGTGCCAATCGGCTATGAGGTCGTGCTTGGCTATCTGCTGGCTCGTGAGGCGGAAGCCGACACACTGCGGCGCATATTCGTTGGGAAGATGAACAGGATTCCCGCAAGTGTGATCCGTGAGAGGCTGTGTGGTGCTCATGCATAA
- a CDS encoding V-type ATP synthase subunit F, with the protein MHKIAVIGDEDSVLGFRALGVSVFPVKDSTEAEAALRSAAREGFAVIYITEGHASSIIDVITEYSRKPLPVVLTIPDQGGNKGAALEKLRRTVEKALGADILFGKEGNA; encoded by the coding sequence ATGCATAAGATCGCCGTGATAGGGGACGAAGATTCCGTCCTGGGATTCCGCGCCCTTGGGGTCTCGGTGTTCCCAGTGAAAGACAGCACAGAAGCGGAGGCCGCGCTCCGCTCCGCGGCGCGTGAGGGCTTTGCCGTGATATACATTACCGAAGGCCATGCGAGCAGCATCATTGACGTGATAACTGAGTACAGCCGCAAACCGCTTCCGGTCGTTCTCACAATCCCCGATCAGGGCGGGAACAAAGGGGCGGCTCTTGAGAAACTCAGGCGGACGGTGGAGAAAGCGCTCGGCGCCGACATCCTGTTCGGGAAAGAAGGGAATGCCTGA
- a CDS encoding V-type ATP synthase subunit A — MDSSRNAGKIIKVSGPLVVADGMAGAKMYDVVRVSEKRLIGEIIEMRGDRASIQVYEETAGLGPGEPVFTTGEPLSVELGPGLITSIYDGIQRPLDRIREASGDRITRGVEAPGLDRQRKWEFVPRVKVGDEVVPGDILGVVQETPVVEHRVMAPLGVSGRIESIHKGSATVTDVVARVKTGDALHDITMMQKWPVRRGRPVVEKLTPEEPLITGQRVIDTFFPVAKGGTACIPGPFGSGKTVIQHQLAKWADADIIVYVGCGERGNEMTDVLMEFPELIDPKSGEPLMKRTVLIANTSDMPVAARESSVYTGITIAEYFRDMGYSVALMADSTSRWAEALREMSGRLEEMPGEEGYPAYLGSRAAEFYERSGRVVCMGSDKRQGSLTVVGAVSPPGGDLSEPVTQNTLRVVKVFWSLDANLAYSRHFPAIDWLTSYSLYLDRIDQNLRARLGGEFMEMRTEAMKILQEESELGEIVRLVGVDALSVRDRITMETARSIREDFLHQNAFDEVDTYTSLEKQGAMIRVILAFDHASRRAVEAGASLDDLLKLPIRSRVGRMKYVEESKLGEIQAMVEEIRSQVGAVSDHGGEGVA; from the coding sequence ATGGACTCCAGTAGGAACGCAGGAAAGATCATCAAGGTTTCGGGGCCTCTGGTCGTCGCCGATGGGATGGCTGGGGCCAAGATGTACGATGTCGTGCGAGTCTCCGAGAAGCGCTTGATCGGTGAGATCATCGAGATGCGAGGGGACCGCGCATCCATACAGGTCTATGAGGAGACTGCTGGCCTCGGGCCGGGAGAGCCGGTGTTCACCACTGGCGAACCTCTCTCTGTGGAGCTGGGCCCCGGGCTGATCACCTCCATCTACGATGGAATTCAGCGACCGCTTGATAGGATCAGAGAGGCCTCGGGCGACCGCATCACTCGCGGAGTCGAGGCTCCCGGGCTGGATCGCCAGCGAAAGTGGGAGTTTGTGCCAAGAGTGAAGGTCGGCGATGAGGTGGTTCCCGGCGATATCCTCGGCGTTGTGCAGGAGACTCCAGTTGTTGAGCACAGGGTCATGGCGCCTCTGGGAGTGTCGGGAAGAATTGAGTCAATCCACAAGGGGAGTGCGACCGTCACCGATGTGGTTGCCAGGGTCAAGACTGGCGACGCGCTTCACGATATCACGATGATGCAGAAGTGGCCGGTGAGGCGTGGCCGTCCTGTGGTGGAGAAGCTAACACCTGAAGAGCCCCTTATCACGGGACAGAGGGTCATCGACACATTCTTCCCGGTCGCAAAGGGCGGCACTGCATGCATACCTGGGCCTTTCGGCTCAGGCAAGACGGTCATACAGCACCAGCTTGCCAAGTGGGCGGATGCCGACATCATCGTGTACGTTGGATGCGGCGAACGCGGCAACGAGATGACCGACGTTCTCATGGAGTTTCCCGAACTGATCGACCCGAAGAGCGGCGAACCGCTTATGAAGAGGACGGTGCTGATCGCTAATACGTCAGACATGCCTGTGGCGGCCCGCGAGTCCTCGGTTTACACGGGAATCACGATCGCCGAGTACTTCCGGGACATGGGCTACAGCGTTGCCCTGATGGCCGACTCTACATCTCGATGGGCGGAGGCGCTTCGCGAGATGTCCGGACGCCTTGAGGAGATGCCCGGTGAAGAGGGATACCCAGCGTACCTAGGGTCCAGGGCCGCCGAGTTCTATGAGAGGTCAGGCCGGGTTGTGTGTATGGGTTCCGACAAGCGGCAGGGCTCGCTCACCGTCGTAGGCGCAGTTTCGCCGCCAGGCGGCGACCTGTCCGAACCTGTCACTCAGAACACGCTCAGGGTTGTGAAGGTGTTCTGGTCCCTCGATGCCAACCTGGCATATAGCCGGCACTTCCCCGCGATTGATTGGCTCACAAGCTACTCTCTGTATCTCGACAGAATCGATCAGAACTTGCGCGCGAGGCTCGGAGGCGAGTTCATGGAGATGCGGACTGAGGCCATGAAGATCCTGCAGGAGGAGTCGGAGCTGGGAGAGATCGTTAGGCTCGTGGGTGTCGATGCACTCTCAGTCCGCGACAGAATCACAATGGAGACTGCCCGGAGCATCCGCGAGGATTTCCTGCACCAGAATGCATTCGACGAGGTCGACACATACACGTCCCTGGAGAAGCAGGGGGCGATGATTCGTGTGATCCTCGCTTTTGATCACGCGTCCCGCAGGGCCGTGGAGGCCGGCGCTTCCCTTGATGACCTCCTGAAGCTTCCGATACGCAGCAGGGTGGGCCGCATGAAGTATGTCGAGGAGAGCAAGCTCGGCGAGATCCAGGCAATGGTCGAAGAGATCAGGAGTCAGGTAGGCGCCGTGTCCGATCACGGAGGTGAGGGCGTTGCTTAA
- a CDS encoding V-type ATP synthase subunit B translates to MLKEYLTIREVAGPLMLVDQVQDVKYGELVEILMPAGEIRRGRVLEASGSNALVQLFEGSAGLDIQSARVRFLGHGIELGVSMEMLGRVFDGLGRPRDNGPKIIPEARLDTNGSPINPYARDYPSEFIQTGISAIDGLNTLVRGQKLPIFSASGLPHSRIAAQIARQAKVLGTQEQFAVVFGAMGITFEEADYFISDFKRTGAIERAVLFMNLANDPAIERIATPRMALTAAEYLAYEKGMHVLVILTDMTNYCEALREVSAARKEVPGRRGYPGYLYTDLATIYERAGRIKGKKGSITQIPILTMPEDDKTHPIPDLTGYITEGQIMVSRELHRKGIYPPIDVLPSLSRLKDKGIGVGKTREDHAPTMNQLYAAYARGKEAQELAVILGEAALSTVDKIFSKFAAEFERRYVGQGENEDRTILQTLNIGWDLLSMLPVDELTRVRESLIEKYMPKKSTDDADSVGE, encoded by the coding sequence TTGCTTAAGGAGTACCTAACCATCAGGGAAGTCGCGGGTCCGCTCATGCTCGTTGATCAGGTGCAGGACGTAAAATACGGCGAGCTGGTTGAGATCCTCATGCCCGCAGGCGAGATCAGGCGCGGCCGCGTTCTGGAGGCGTCGGGCTCTAACGCCTTGGTGCAGCTGTTCGAGGGTTCCGCCGGGCTTGACATTCAGTCAGCCAGAGTGCGATTCCTCGGCCACGGCATCGAGCTTGGTGTCTCCATGGAGATGCTGGGGCGCGTCTTCGACGGCCTGGGTCGCCCGCGCGACAACGGCCCGAAGATAATACCAGAGGCCAGGCTCGATACTAACGGGAGCCCGATCAACCCGTACGCCCGCGACTACCCATCGGAGTTCATACAGACAGGCATATCCGCTATCGACGGCCTGAATACTCTGGTCCGTGGGCAGAAACTCCCGATATTCTCTGCATCAGGCCTTCCACACTCGCGGATCGCGGCGCAGATAGCGAGGCAAGCGAAGGTGCTAGGCACTCAGGAGCAGTTCGCCGTGGTGTTCGGCGCAATGGGCATCACCTTTGAAGAGGCGGACTACTTCATTTCCGACTTCAAGAGGACAGGCGCCATCGAGCGCGCTGTGCTCTTCATGAACCTTGCCAACGACCCCGCCATCGAGCGAATCGCCACTCCGAGGATGGCGCTCACGGCGGCGGAGTATCTGGCATACGAGAAGGGAATGCACGTCCTGGTCATCCTCACCGACATGACCAACTACTGCGAGGCTCTTCGCGAGGTGTCGGCTGCGCGCAAGGAGGTCCCTGGGCGCCGTGGTTACCCGGGCTACCTCTACACCGACCTCGCCACCATATACGAGCGTGCCGGAAGGATCAAGGGCAAGAAGGGGTCAATCACGCAGATCCCAATTCTCACAATGCCAGAGGATGACAAGACTCACCCGATCCCGGACCTTACCGGCTACATCACTGAGGGACAGATCATGGTAAGCCGCGAGCTGCACCGCAAGGGCATATATCCTCCAATAGATGTGTTGCCGTCTCTCTCGCGTCTGAAAGACAAGGGAATCGGCGTCGGGAAGACTCGCGAGGATCATGCACCTACCATGAACCAGCTGTATGCTGCGTATGCTCGGGGTAAGGAAGCGCAGGAACTGGCGGTCATCCTTGGCGAGGCGGCGCTGTCGACGGTGGATAAGATCTTCTCGAAGTTCGCGGCCGAGTTCGAGCGACGCTACGTCGGGCAGGGAGAGAACGAGGATCGGACTATTCTGCAGACGTTGAACATCGGCTGGGATCTGCTGTCAATGCTCCCAGTCGACGAGCTGACGCGCGTGAGGGAGTCCCTCATAGAGAAGTATATGCCGAAGAAAAGCACAGACGACGCTGATTCGGTAGGGGAGTGA
- a CDS encoding V-type ATP synthase subunit D, whose translation MEVRVSPNRMQLLRLKKRLVVAARGHKLLKDKLDELMKHFLELVRRDRKLREAVDQKLGDAFRGFLIARGAMSSSAVNAALMYPKEMVTLRASQRHVLNVEVPCFEWSFAGQEDRTNIYPYGFAYTSPELDAAIRLLSEAMPSLVELAEVEKSVELLADEIEKTRRRVNALEYVLIPQLEQSITYITMKLDEAERGNLTRLMKIKDMVRERSV comes from the coding sequence ATGGAGGTCAGAGTCAGCCCGAACCGGATGCAGCTCCTCCGGCTGAAAAAGAGGCTAGTCGTGGCCGCTCGCGGCCACAAGCTCCTCAAGGACAAACTGGATGAGCTGATGAAGCACTTCCTTGAGCTGGTGCGAAGGGATAGGAAACTGAGGGAAGCGGTTGACCAGAAACTTGGAGACGCTTTCCGCGGTTTCCTTATTGCCCGCGGCGCGATGTCATCGAGCGCGGTGAACGCCGCCCTCATGTATCCTAAGGAGATGGTAACCCTTCGGGCTTCGCAGAGGCATGTCCTGAACGTCGAGGTCCCTTGCTTTGAGTGGAGCTTTGCAGGGCAGGAGGATAGGACGAACATCTACCCGTATGGCTTCGCCTACACGTCGCCGGAGCTGGACGCGGCCATCAGGCTGCTATCAGAGGCCATGCCGAGCCTCGTGGAACTGGCGGAAGTAGAGAAGTCGGTGGAACTGCTTGCCGACGAAATCGAGAAGACCAGGCGGCGCGTGAATGCCCTTGAGTATGTGCTCATTCCCCAGCTGGAGCAGTCGATTACGTACATCACGATGAAACTGGACGAGGCCGAGCGAGGGAACCTCACGCGGCTCATGAAGATCAAGGACATGGTCCGGGAGAGAAGCGTCTGA
- the ccsA gene encoding cytochrome c biogenesis protein CcsA, with protein MSGWGIAVWGSLIMSLMTLVLYWTASGRGASGPEAGVRRSRILMARGAAWGGLALLLASSAALMAAFLNHDFRLAYVASYSSRQLPAFYLISGFWAGQEGTFLLWAMLSAIVSLVLAYTSGEHEAYVMRHFSLVQLGLLALLVKASPFTLLASAPPDGVGLNPLLQDPWMVIHPPIVFVGYALWAAPFAWALAALTEDDYSSWVKHALPWALAAWLFLGAGILIGAKWAYAVLGWGGYWGWDPVENASLVPWLTGMALLHTMLMQRTRGKMIRTNVALSLITFLLIVYGTFLTRSGVLSDFSVHSFSDLGLSSALVWAMAFYTAVAFSLFVYRLPSMTRKRGYSEPFDHVASRDFAFVLTATLLLASAGVTLLGTSAPLITGVTGNPSAVSTSFYNITNAPLGALIALVMGICPLLAWRGSSTSELKKAMTWPGIAALMLTLAAVFLGVRQPWFLLFLFASFLALAANLMALVRAAKGGIAKLGGYATHVGAALILVGIIATSAYGEAVHLTLKPGASASAFGWEFNYSGAETSPGADPAHPRREYSITATKAGMEFEARPSIQQSDSGVIRRPSIHSTLVQDIYISPTGEEEPSALRPTGRAQEFTITKGQSVTYSGLAVRFMQFDMTAHGEAKMAVGAVLEISSPGGDAIATATPVLGFTESGKDFHDAVIATPIGPVAFRLSGIDASAGAATIQIILMGDKAAEPDVQSNPASDSNGNSSGAISVEVSRKPFASLLWIGSILLLAGTAVAVIRRTMESASTGK; from the coding sequence GTGAGTGGATGGGGCATCGCCGTCTGGGGTTCGCTCATAATGAGCCTCATGACGCTGGTATTGTACTGGACAGCATCTGGGAGAGGCGCGAGTGGCCCTGAAGCCGGAGTACGCCGTTCGAGGATACTGATGGCGCGCGGCGCTGCCTGGGGCGGCCTTGCATTGCTTCTTGCATCATCGGCAGCGCTCATGGCTGCGTTTCTGAACCACGACTTCCGCCTGGCATACGTAGCATCCTATTCATCGCGCCAGCTTCCCGCGTTCTACCTGATATCCGGATTCTGGGCTGGGCAGGAAGGCACATTCCTGCTATGGGCTATGCTATCGGCAATCGTCAGCCTCGTGCTGGCCTATACCTCAGGCGAGCATGAGGCATACGTGATGAGGCACTTCTCACTGGTGCAGCTAGGCCTCCTCGCTCTGCTTGTGAAGGCCTCTCCATTCACGCTGCTGGCCTCAGCGCCTCCCGATGGAGTCGGCCTGAATCCACTTCTGCAGGACCCATGGATGGTGATACACCCTCCGATAGTATTTGTGGGATATGCGCTGTGGGCGGCGCCGTTCGCTTGGGCGCTGGCTGCCCTCACAGAGGACGATTACTCCTCCTGGGTGAAACACGCCCTCCCGTGGGCTCTTGCAGCATGGCTGTTCCTGGGCGCCGGAATCCTGATAGGCGCTAAGTGGGCGTATGCGGTATTGGGTTGGGGTGGGTACTGGGGCTGGGATCCTGTGGAGAACGCCTCGCTTGTTCCATGGCTTACTGGGATGGCGCTTCTCCATACCATGCTCATGCAGCGAACCCGCGGCAAGATGATACGGACGAACGTGGCGCTCTCGCTCATCACCTTTCTTCTCATCGTATACGGCACATTTCTCACCAGAAGCGGCGTCCTGTCGGACTTCTCGGTACACTCCTTCTCCGACTTAGGTCTGTCCAGTGCGCTTGTGTGGGCGATGGCGTTTTACACCGCCGTGGCTTTCTCGCTGTTCGTATACCGCCTGCCGAGCATGACCAGAAAGCGAGGGTACTCCGAACCTTTCGACCATGTCGCCTCGCGCGACTTCGCATTCGTCCTCACGGCAACCCTGTTGCTTGCATCAGCAGGGGTTACACTGCTTGGCACGTCGGCCCCGCTCATCACCGGAGTAACCGGAAATCCGTCCGCGGTGAGCACGTCGTTCTACAACATCACGAACGCGCCGCTGGGCGCCTTGATTGCATTGGTTATGGGAATCTGCCCGCTTCTGGCCTGGCGCGGATCGAGTACATCAGAGCTGAAGAAGGCAATGACCTGGCCGGGCATCGCGGCTCTCATGCTCACGCTCGCGGCAGTGTTCCTCGGTGTTCGGCAGCCATGGTTCCTCCTGTTCCTGTTCGCATCCTTCCTAGCGCTCGCCGCTAACCTCATGGCACTGGTGCGGGCCGCAAAGGGGGGCATAGCCAAGCTAGGAGGGTACGCCACCCATGTGGGAGCGGCCCTCATCCTCGTGGGCATAATCGCCACGTCAGCATATGGCGAGGCCGTACACCTCACCCTCAAACCCGGGGCGTCCGCTTCAGCGTTTGGATGGGAGTTCAACTACTCCGGAGCAGAGACATCGCCTGGCGCAGATCCTGCCCACCCTCGCCGGGAGTACTCGATCACTGCGACCAAGGCAGGCATGGAGTTCGAAGCCAGGCCGTCCATCCAGCAGAGCGACAGCGGAGTCATCCGGCGCCCTTCGATTCACTCCACCCTCGTTCAGGACATTTACATCTCGCCTACTGGGGAAGAAGAGCCAAGCGCACTCCGGCCAACAGGGAGAGCCCAGGAGTTCACCATCACCAAAGGCCAGTCCGTCACCTACTCAGGACTGGCAGTCCGGTTCATGCAGTTCGACATGACGGCGCACGGAGAGGCCAAGATGGCAGTCGGCGCCGTGCTAGAGATATCATCACCTGGCGGCGATGCCATCGCCACAGCGACTCCCGTTCTAGGCTTCACAGAGAGCGGAAAGGACTTCCATGATGCGGTCATCGCCACACCCATCGGGCCAGTCGCATTTCGCCTCTCAGGCATAGATGCAAGCGCTGGGGCAGCGACCATCCAGATCATACTCATGGGCGACAAGGCAGCCGAGCCTGATGTGCAAAGCAATCCTGCCAGCGACAGCAACGGCAATTCGTCCGGCGCCATCAGTGTCGAGGTCAGTCGCAAGCCATTCGCATCGCTGCTATGGATCGGTTCGATACTGCTCCTCGCCGGGACGGCAGTCGCCGTCATCCGACGAACGATGGAGAGTGCCTCCACAGGCAAGTAA